In Citrus sinensis cultivar Valencia sweet orange chromosome 2, DVS_A1.0, whole genome shotgun sequence, a single genomic region encodes these proteins:
- the LOC102625674 gene encoding B3 domain-containing protein Os07g0563300 isoform X3, translated as MLLVGGVVSHARVHCGCITSVHAFTLLDAGGIECMTCARKNVLVAPTPSWPPSLFYQTPFPERIKDLSVKNWTQLAGSGPVPWRQAPSLFNSSIPQPELRPRLPYEVDLSAGIDRINASERLSVPSLEKRKLEDFSERLMNGGLKSGSRDIPENANAGSNCDMQPSSCLNKPQQSSTLKDDSSTPHFGLAVSYASPSETNSQIGVSGSHLRPVVQPPLVKQFHGNLPNGADSLGETQVRNGRPRVDARGRSQLLPRYWPRFTDQDLQQISGDSNSVITPLFEKMLSASDAGRIGRLVLPKKCAEAYFPPISQPEGLPLKVQDSKGKEWIFQFRFWPNNNSRMYVLEGVTPCIQNMQLQAGDIVTFSRLEPEGKLVMGFRKASSASASDQDNEANKAGTGIPANGHAELADPSSWSKVDKSGYIATEALGAKSSISRKRKNTTLGSKSKRLKIENEDVIELKLTWEEAQGLLRPPPNNVPSVVVIEGYEFEEYEDAPILGKPTIFATDNVGEKIQWVQCEDCSKWRKVPANARLPSKWTCSGNLWDPERSVCSVAQELREEQLEDLIAPNNPASSKKLKAAKQEPDCVEALEGLDTLANLAILGEGEGLTASSQATTKHPRHRPGCSCIVCIQPPSGKGPKHKQTCTCNVCLTVKRRFHTLMLRREKKQSEKDAETSRKKQQQQKLPVPEKSADDDPLSCSKTGNNSPNEKKVVSEGSDDDSSRIKSSTSPFKGQIDLNIQPEREEELSPGSDSGSMIRLLQDATEKYLRQQRLSSSGVNTSSVDNEGLQGGVTGEKISNGITLDGSHQDTDEDHHGSLSVKASASISATG; from the exons ATGCTTCTGGTTGGAGGTGTTGTGAGTCATGCG AGGGTTCATTGCGGATGTATTACTTCAGTTCATGCATTTACATTGTTGGATGCTGGGGGAATTGAGTGCATGACATGTGCAAGGAAAAATGTTCTTGTG GCCCCAACACCTTCATGGCCACCTTCTTTGTTTTATCAAACGCCCTTTCCTGAGAGAATTAAAGATCTTTCTGTCAAAAATTGGACTCAGTTAGCTGGTTCAGGCCCTGTACCATGGCGACAAGCGCCCAGTCTGTTCAATTCTTCTATTCCTCAGCCTGAACTGCGTCCAAGGTTGCCCTATGAAGTTGACTTATCTGCTGGCATTGACAGAATCAATGCCAGTGAAAGATTATCTGTCCCTTCcctggaaaaaagaaaacttgagGATTTTTCTGAAAGACTGATGAATGGAGGATTGAAGAGTGGTTCAAGGGATATACCTGAGAATGCGAATGCAG GAAGTAACTGCGATATGCAACCTAGTTCGTGTTTAAATAAACCTCAGCAGTCTTCCACCTTGAAGGACGATTCATCCACTCCACATTTTGGTTTGGCTGTATCTTATGCATCTCCAAGTGAAACAAATAGTCAAATTGGGGTTTCTGGAAGTCATTTGCGACCAGTCGTTCAGCCACCACTTGTGAAGCAGTTTCATGGTAATTTACCTAATGGAGCTGATTCGTTGGGCGAAACTCAGGTTCGTAATGGAAGGCCTCGAGTAGATGCCCGTGGAAGAAGTCAATTACTTCCTCGGTACTGGCCTAGATTCACCGATCAAGATCTACAGCAGATTTCTGGAGA TTCAAATTCTGTAATCACTCCgttgtttgagaaaatgttgAGTGCTAGCGATGCGGGGCGAATTGGGCGCTTGGTGCTTCCCAAAAAATGTGCAGAG GCCTACTTTCCACCAATTTCTCAGCCTGAAGGTTTACCTCTTAAAGTCCAGGATTCAAAAGGCAAGGAATGGATTTTTCAGTTTCGCTTCTGGCCGAATAATAATAGCAGAATGTATGTTTTGGAGGGGGTTACACCTTGCATACAGAACATGCAATTGCAAGCTGGTGACATAG TAACATTTAGCCGGTTAGAACCTGAAGGAAAATTGGTTATGGGATTCAGAAAGGCTTCAAGTGCTTCAGCATCTGATCAG GACAATGAAGCAAATAAGGCTGGTACTGGAATTCCTGCGAATGGACAT GCTGAACTGGCAGATCCTAGTTCATGGTCAAAGGTGGATAAGTCAGGATATATAGCAACAGAAGCACTCGGAGCCAAATCATCGATCtctagaaagaggaagaacaCCACATTGGGTTCAAAGAGTAAGCgcctaaaaattgaaaatgaggaTGTGATAGAGCTGAAGCTAACATGGGAAGAAGCTCAGGGACTTCTCCGTCCACCTCCTAACAATGTTCCCAGTGTTGTGGTGATTGAAGGGTATGAGTTTGAGGAATATGAG GACGCACCAATCCTTGGGAAGCCAACAATATTTGCAACTGATAATGTGGG TGAAAAGATCCAATGGGTTCAGTGTGAGGATTGTTCAAAGTGGCGCAAAGTGCCTGCCAATGCTCGTCTTCCATCCAAATGGACTTGTTCTGGTAACTTGTGGGATCCAGAAAG ATCTGTGTGTTCAGTAGCTCAAGAATTGAGAGAAGAGCAGCTTGAAGATCTGATAGCTCCAAATAATCCAG CTTCTTCGAAAAAACTGAAAGCCGCAAAGCAGGAACCTGATTGTGTTGAAGCTTTGGAGGGACTTGACACTCTTGCCAATCTAGCTATCTTGGGAGAGGGTGAGGGACTTACTGCATCATCCCAGGCCACTACTAAGCACCCCCGCCATAGACCTGGCTGTTCATGCATTGTGTGTATTCAGCCTCCAAGTGGGAAGGGTCCTAAACACAAGCAAACATGTACATGTAATGTCTGCTTAACGGTGAAGCGTCGTTTCCACACTCTAATGCTGCGACGTGAGAAGAAACAATCAGAGAAGGATGCAGAAACTTCACGGaagaagcagcagcagcagaagCTGCCAGTGCCTGAAAAATCAGCTGATGATGACCCTCTTTCATGTAGCAAGACAGGAAATAACAGTCCGAATGAGAAAAAGGTAGTTAGTGAGGGTTCTGATGATGATTCTAGCAGGATAAAATCCTCTACTTCCCCCTTTAAAGGCCAAATTGACCTTAATATTCAGCCAGAGCGGGAAGAGGAGCTATCACCTGGTTCAGATTCTGGCAGCATGATAAGGCTGCTCCAAGATGCCACTGAGAAGTACCTGAGACAGCAGAGACTGTCTAGCTCAGGTGTCAATACTAGTTCAGTTGATAATGAGGGGCTTCAAGGGGGAGTAACAGGTGAAAAAATCAGCAATGGTATCACCCTAGACGGCAGTCATCAAGATACTGATGAGGACCATCATGGTAGTTTATCTGTGAAAGCCTCTGCATCCATATCTGCCACTGGATAG
- the LOC102625398 gene encoding syntaxin-124: MNDLFSNSFKKYTDLKTQAYQDDMEAGRERDNLDNFFEDVENVKAEMKTVEKLYKRLQEANEESKIVHNARTMKELRARMDADVQQVLKRVKIIKGKLEALERSNAASRNIPGCGPGSSSDRTRTSVVSGLGKKLKDLMDDFQNFRNKMQYEYKETVERRYFTVTGQKADEETIENLIASGESESFLQKAIQEQGRGQILDTISEIQERHDAIKEIEKNLLELHQVFLDMAALVEAQGHQLNDIESHVAHANSFVRRGTEQLQEARELQKGSRKWTCYAIIAVIILIIVILLPFFPHIMMIIREY, encoded by the coding sequence ATGAATGATCTGTTCTCAAATTCGTTCAAAAAGTACACCGATCTGAAGACGCAGGCATATCAAGATGATATGGAGGCAGGGAGAGAGCGTGACAATCtcgataatttttttgaagatgTTGAGAATGTGAAGGCAGAGATGAAAACTGTTGAGAAACTGTACAAGAGATTACAAGAAGCCAATGAGGAAAGCAAAATTGTTCATAATGCCAGGACAATGAAAGAGCTTCGTGCCCGAATGGACGCTGACGTTCAGCAAGTCTTGAAGCGTGTCAAGATCATTAAAGGAAagcttgaagccttggaacgGTCCAATGCAGCCAGCCGCAACATCCCTGGGTGCGGTCCCGGTTCATCATCTGATCGAACCAGGACCTCTGTTGTTAGCGGGTTGGGGAAAAAACTGAAGGATTTGATGGATGATTTCCAGaattttagaaacaaaatgcaaTATGAGTATAAGGAAACAGTGGAACGGAGATATTTTACAGTTACAGGACAGAAAGCGGACGAAGAAACGATTGAGAATTTGATTGCTAGCGGTGAAAGTGAAAGTTTCTTGCAAAAGGCCATTCAGGAACAGGGGAGAGGTCAAATTCTTGATACCATATCAGAAATTCAAGAGAGACATGATGCTATAAAAGAGATAGAGAAGAATTTGCTGGAGCTTCATCAGGTGTTCCTGGATATGGCTGCTCTTGTGGAAGCACAAGGCCACCAGCTTAATGACATTGAAAGTCATGTTGCACACGCAAATTCATTTGTTCGAAGGGGGACTGAGCAGCTTCAAGAGGccagggaattacagaaaggCTCGAGAAAATGGACATGCTATGCTATCATTGCGGTTATTATCCTCATTATTGTTATCCTGTTGCCATTCTTTCCACATATTATGATGATCATCAGGGAGTATTAg
- the LOC102625674 gene encoding B3 domain-containing protein Os07g0563300 isoform X2: protein MSSSSKICFNKECKELKSERPRKGWLLRGGEFAELCDRCGSIYEEGRFCDTFHVNASGWRCCESCGKRVHCGCITSVHAFTLLDAGGIECMTCARKNVLVAPTPSWPPSLFYQTPFPERIKDLSVKNWTQLAGSGPVPWRQAPSLFNSSIPQPELRPRLPYEVDLSAGIDRINASERLSVPSLEKRKLEDFSERLMNGGLKSGSRDIPENANAGSNCDMQPSSCLNKPQQSSTLKDDSSTPHFGLAVSYASPSETNSQIGVSGSHLRPVVQPPLVKQFHGNLPNGADSLGETQVRNGRPRVDARGRSQLLPRYWPRFTDQDLQQISGDSNSVITPLFEKMLSASDAGRIGRLVLPKKCAEAYFPPISQPEGLPLKVQDSKGKEWIFQFRFWPNNNSRMYVLEGVTPCIQNMQLQAGDIVTFSRLEPEGKLVMGFRKASSASASDQDNEANKAGTGIPANGHAELADPSSWSKVDKSGYIATEALGAKSSISRKRKNTTLGSKSKRLKIENEDVIELKLTWEEAQGLLRPPPNNVPSVVVIEGYEFEEYEDAPILGKPTIFATDNVGEKIQWVQCEDCSKWRKVPANARLPSKWTCSGNLWDPERSVCSVAQELREEQLEDLIAPNNPASSKKLKAAKQEPDCVEALEGLDTLANLAILGEGEGLTASSQATTKHPRHRPGCSCIVCIQPPSGKGPKHKQTCTCNVCLTVKRRFHTLMLRREKKQSEKDAETSRKKQQQQKLPVPEKSADDDPLSCSKTGNNSPNEKKVVSEGSDDDSSRIKSSTSPFKGQIDLNIQPEREEELSPGSDSGSMIRLLQDATEKYLRQQRLSSSGVNTSSVDNEGLQGGVTGEKISNGITLDGSHQDTDEDHHGSLSVKASASISATG from the exons ATGTCGTCTTCGTCCAAGATTTGCTTTAACAAAGAGTGTAAGGAGTTGAAATCGGAGCGTCCCAGAAAAGGCTGGCTTTTACGTGGCGGGGAGTTCGCCGAGCTCTGTGATCGTTGCGG ATCTATTTATGAGGAGGGAAGATTCTGTGATACTTTTCATGTGAATGCTTCTGGTTGGAGGTGTTGTGAGTCATGCGGTAAG AGGGTTCATTGCGGATGTATTACTTCAGTTCATGCATTTACATTGTTGGATGCTGGGGGAATTGAGTGCATGACATGTGCAAGGAAAAATGTTCTTGTG GCCCCAACACCTTCATGGCCACCTTCTTTGTTTTATCAAACGCCCTTTCCTGAGAGAATTAAAGATCTTTCTGTCAAAAATTGGACTCAGTTAGCTGGTTCAGGCCCTGTACCATGGCGACAAGCGCCCAGTCTGTTCAATTCTTCTATTCCTCAGCCTGAACTGCGTCCAAGGTTGCCCTATGAAGTTGACTTATCTGCTGGCATTGACAGAATCAATGCCAGTGAAAGATTATCTGTCCCTTCcctggaaaaaagaaaacttgagGATTTTTCTGAAAGACTGATGAATGGAGGATTGAAGAGTGGTTCAAGGGATATACCTGAGAATGCGAATGCAG GAAGTAACTGCGATATGCAACCTAGTTCGTGTTTAAATAAACCTCAGCAGTCTTCCACCTTGAAGGACGATTCATCCACTCCACATTTTGGTTTGGCTGTATCTTATGCATCTCCAAGTGAAACAAATAGTCAAATTGGGGTTTCTGGAAGTCATTTGCGACCAGTCGTTCAGCCACCACTTGTGAAGCAGTTTCATGGTAATTTACCTAATGGAGCTGATTCGTTGGGCGAAACTCAGGTTCGTAATGGAAGGCCTCGAGTAGATGCCCGTGGAAGAAGTCAATTACTTCCTCGGTACTGGCCTAGATTCACCGATCAAGATCTACAGCAGATTTCTGGAGA TTCAAATTCTGTAATCACTCCgttgtttgagaaaatgttgAGTGCTAGCGATGCGGGGCGAATTGGGCGCTTGGTGCTTCCCAAAAAATGTGCAGAG GCCTACTTTCCACCAATTTCTCAGCCTGAAGGTTTACCTCTTAAAGTCCAGGATTCAAAAGGCAAGGAATGGATTTTTCAGTTTCGCTTCTGGCCGAATAATAATAGCAGAATGTATGTTTTGGAGGGGGTTACACCTTGCATACAGAACATGCAATTGCAAGCTGGTGACATAG TAACATTTAGCCGGTTAGAACCTGAAGGAAAATTGGTTATGGGATTCAGAAAGGCTTCAAGTGCTTCAGCATCTGATCAG GACAATGAAGCAAATAAGGCTGGTACTGGAATTCCTGCGAATGGACAT GCTGAACTGGCAGATCCTAGTTCATGGTCAAAGGTGGATAAGTCAGGATATATAGCAACAGAAGCACTCGGAGCCAAATCATCGATCtctagaaagaggaagaacaCCACATTGGGTTCAAAGAGTAAGCgcctaaaaattgaaaatgaggaTGTGATAGAGCTGAAGCTAACATGGGAAGAAGCTCAGGGACTTCTCCGTCCACCTCCTAACAATGTTCCCAGTGTTGTGGTGATTGAAGGGTATGAGTTTGAGGAATATGAG GACGCACCAATCCTTGGGAAGCCAACAATATTTGCAACTGATAATGTGGG TGAAAAGATCCAATGGGTTCAGTGTGAGGATTGTTCAAAGTGGCGCAAAGTGCCTGCCAATGCTCGTCTTCCATCCAAATGGACTTGTTCTGGTAACTTGTGGGATCCAGAAAG ATCTGTGTGTTCAGTAGCTCAAGAATTGAGAGAAGAGCAGCTTGAAGATCTGATAGCTCCAAATAATCCAG CTTCTTCGAAAAAACTGAAAGCCGCAAAGCAGGAACCTGATTGTGTTGAAGCTTTGGAGGGACTTGACACTCTTGCCAATCTAGCTATCTTGGGAGAGGGTGAGGGACTTACTGCATCATCCCAGGCCACTACTAAGCACCCCCGCCATAGACCTGGCTGTTCATGCATTGTGTGTATTCAGCCTCCAAGTGGGAAGGGTCCTAAACACAAGCAAACATGTACATGTAATGTCTGCTTAACGGTGAAGCGTCGTTTCCACACTCTAATGCTGCGACGTGAGAAGAAACAATCAGAGAAGGATGCAGAAACTTCACGGaagaagcagcagcagcagaagCTGCCAGTGCCTGAAAAATCAGCTGATGATGACCCTCTTTCATGTAGCAAGACAGGAAATAACAGTCCGAATGAGAAAAAGGTAGTTAGTGAGGGTTCTGATGATGATTCTAGCAGGATAAAATCCTCTACTTCCCCCTTTAAAGGCCAAATTGACCTTAATATTCAGCCAGAGCGGGAAGAGGAGCTATCACCTGGTTCAGATTCTGGCAGCATGATAAGGCTGCTCCAAGATGCCACTGAGAAGTACCTGAGACAGCAGAGACTGTCTAGCTCAGGTGTCAATACTAGTTCAGTTGATAATGAGGGGCTTCAAGGGGGAGTAACAGGTGAAAAAATCAGCAATGGTATCACCCTAGACGGCAGTCATCAAGATACTGATGAGGACCATCATGGTAGTTTATCTGTGAAAGCCTCTGCATCCATATCTGCCACTGGATAG
- the LOC102626139 gene encoding sphingosine kinase 1, with amino-acid sequence MDQIVQDTLSDRVRVSGRITAMTLTGDGRLRWTDGHQRSLTLEKQVLGFVVEGSKIRIRAVVDGRDEICCGGRAGSVVRKDFVFEPLSEDSKRLWCEKLRDFIDSFGRPKRLYIFVNPFGGKKIASKIFLDDVKPLLEDANIQFTVQETTQQLHAKEIVKVLDLSKYDGIVCVSGDGILVEVVNGLLEREDWNDAIKVPLGVVPAGTGNGMIKSLLDLVGEPCKASNAILAVIRGHKRLLDVATILQGKTRFHSVLMLAWGLVADIDIESEKYRWMGSARIDFYALQRILYLRQYNGRVSFVPAPGFENHGEPSTYSEQNICNPIPSQQQPIKILQHGYQGPDVDLKNLEWRIINGPFVAVWLHNVPWGSENTMAAPDAKFSDGYLDLIIIKDCPKLALFSLLSNLNKGGHVESPYVAYLKVKAFILEPGALTQEPNREGIIDCDGEVLARGKGTYQCDQKSLMSYDKLQITVDQGLATLFSPV; translated from the exons ATGGATCAAATAGTTCAAGACACACTATCGGACCGGGTCCGTGTTAGCGGCAGGATAACGGCGATGACGTTGACTGGAGACGGGAGGCTTCGGTGGACGGATGGACATCAACGGAGTTTGACTCTGGAGAAGCAGGTTCTCGGTTTTGTCGTGGAGGGTAGTAAAATCAGAATCAGGGCGGTTGTTGATGGAAGAGATGAAATCTGCTGCGGCGGGAGGGCGGGAAGCGTCGTGAGGAAAGATTTTGTTTTCGAGCCTTTGTCTGAGGATTCTAAAAGACTCTGGTGCGAAAAACTTCGTGATTTTATTGATTCTTTTG GTCGGCCGAAGAGGCTATACATTTTTGTGAATCCATTTGGTGGGAAGAAAATTGCATCCAAGATTTTTCTTGATGATGTGAAACCGCTCTTGGAGGATGCCAACATACAATTTACAGTGCAAG AAACTACGCAACAACTGCATGCCAAGGAGATTGTCAAAGTGCTGGATCTTTCCAAGTATGACGGCATAGTTTGTGTCAGTGGTGATGGTATACTTGTTGAG GTAGTGAATGGACTGCTTGAGAGAGAGGATTGGAATGATGCAATTAAAGTGCCTCTTGGAGTGGTTCCTGCAG GCACGGGAAATGGCATGATCAAATCACTACTGGATTTGGTTGGTGAACCGTGTAAAGCTTCCAATGCCATCCTAGCTGTTATTCGAG GTCATAAGCGTCTTCTAGATGTAGCTACTATCTTGCAAGGCAAGACCAGATTTCATAGTGTCCTGATGCTTGCATGGG GTCTTGTGGCAGACATTGATATTGAGTCTGAGAAATATAGATGGATGGGGAGTGCTCGCATTGATTTCTAT GCTCTACAAAGGATATTGTATCTGAGGCAATATAACGGACGGGTTTCTTTTGTGCCTGCACCTGGCTTTGAGAATCACGGGGAACCGTCCACTTATAGTGAACAGAATATCTGCAATCCAATTCCAAGCCAACAGCAGCCCATTAAGATTTTGCAGCATGGCTACCAGGGACCGGAtgttgatttgaaaaatctagAATGGAGGATAATTAATGGACCATTTGTTGCAGTGTGGCTTCATAATGTACCATGGGGCAGCGAAAACACCATGGCTGCTCCGGACGCAAAG TTCTCAGATGGGTATCTGGACCTGATTATTATCAAGGACTGCCCAAAGTTAGCTTTATTTAGTTTGCTGTCGAACTTGAACAAAGGAGGTCATGTCGAATCACCGTATGTCGCATATCTTAAG GTTAAAGCATTCATCTTGGAGCCTGGTGCATTGACTCAGGAACCAAACAGGGAAGGGATCATAGACTGTGATGGTGAGGTCCTGGCCAGAGGAAAAGGCACGTACCAGTGTGATCAGAAGTCCCTGATGTCCTATGATAAGCTACAAATAACTGTGGATCAAGGTTTAGCTACTCTATTTTCCCCAGTATAG
- the LOC102625674 gene encoding B3 domain-containing protein Os07g0563300 isoform X1 has translation MSSSSKICFNKECKELKSERPRKGWLLRGGEFAELCDRCGLLPMSSSSKICFNKECKELKSERPRKGWLLRGGEFAELCDRCGSIYEEGRFCDTFHVNASGWRCCESCGKRVHCGCITSVHAFTLLDAGGIECMTCARKNVLVAPTPSWPPSLFYQTPFPERIKDLSVKNWTQLAGSGPVPWRQAPSLFNSSIPQPELRPRLPYEVDLSAGIDRINASERLSVPSLEKRKLEDFSERLMNGGLKSGSRDIPENANAGSNCDMQPSSCLNKPQQSSTLKDDSSTPHFGLAVSYASPSETNSQIGVSGSHLRPVVQPPLVKQFHGNLPNGADSLGETQVRNGRPRVDARGRSQLLPRYWPRFTDQDLQQISGDSNSVITPLFEKMLSASDAGRIGRLVLPKKCAEAYFPPISQPEGLPLKVQDSKGKEWIFQFRFWPNNNSRMYVLEGVTPCIQNMQLQAGDIVTFSRLEPEGKLVMGFRKASSASASDQDNEANKAGTGIPANGHAELADPSSWSKVDKSGYIATEALGAKSSISRKRKNTTLGSKSKRLKIENEDVIELKLTWEEAQGLLRPPPNNVPSVVVIEGYEFEEYEDAPILGKPTIFATDNVGEKIQWVQCEDCSKWRKVPANARLPSKWTCSGNLWDPERSVCSVAQELREEQLEDLIAPNNPASSKKLKAAKQEPDCVEALEGLDTLANLAILGEGEGLTASSQATTKHPRHRPGCSCIVCIQPPSGKGPKHKQTCTCNVCLTVKRRFHTLMLRREKKQSEKDAETSRKKQQQQKLPVPEKSADDDPLSCSKTGNNSPNEKKVVSEGSDDDSSRIKSSTSPFKGQIDLNIQPEREEELSPGSDSGSMIRLLQDATEKYLRQQRLSSSGVNTSSVDNEGLQGGVTGEKISNGITLDGSHQDTDEDHHGSLSVKASASISATG, from the exons ATGTCGTCTTCGTCCAAGATTTGCTTTAACAAAGAGTGTAAGGAGTTGAAATCGGAGCGTCCCAGAAAAGGCTGGCTTTTACGTGGCGGGGAGTTCGCCGAGCTCTGTGATCGTTGCGG GTTGTTGCCGATGTCGTCTTCGTCCAAGATTTGCTTTAACAAAGAGTGTAAGGAGTTGAAATCGGAGCGTCCCAGAAAAGGCTGGCTTTTACGTGGCGGGGAGTTCGCCGAGCTCTGTGATCGTTGCGG ATCTATTTATGAGGAGGGAAGATTCTGTGATACTTTTCATGTGAATGCTTCTGGTTGGAGGTGTTGTGAGTCATGCGGTAAG AGGGTTCATTGCGGATGTATTACTTCAGTTCATGCATTTACATTGTTGGATGCTGGGGGAATTGAGTGCATGACATGTGCAAGGAAAAATGTTCTTGTG GCCCCAACACCTTCATGGCCACCTTCTTTGTTTTATCAAACGCCCTTTCCTGAGAGAATTAAAGATCTTTCTGTCAAAAATTGGACTCAGTTAGCTGGTTCAGGCCCTGTACCATGGCGACAAGCGCCCAGTCTGTTCAATTCTTCTATTCCTCAGCCTGAACTGCGTCCAAGGTTGCCCTATGAAGTTGACTTATCTGCTGGCATTGACAGAATCAATGCCAGTGAAAGATTATCTGTCCCTTCcctggaaaaaagaaaacttgagGATTTTTCTGAAAGACTGATGAATGGAGGATTGAAGAGTGGTTCAAGGGATATACCTGAGAATGCGAATGCAG GAAGTAACTGCGATATGCAACCTAGTTCGTGTTTAAATAAACCTCAGCAGTCTTCCACCTTGAAGGACGATTCATCCACTCCACATTTTGGTTTGGCTGTATCTTATGCATCTCCAAGTGAAACAAATAGTCAAATTGGGGTTTCTGGAAGTCATTTGCGACCAGTCGTTCAGCCACCACTTGTGAAGCAGTTTCATGGTAATTTACCTAATGGAGCTGATTCGTTGGGCGAAACTCAGGTTCGTAATGGAAGGCCTCGAGTAGATGCCCGTGGAAGAAGTCAATTACTTCCTCGGTACTGGCCTAGATTCACCGATCAAGATCTACAGCAGATTTCTGGAGA TTCAAATTCTGTAATCACTCCgttgtttgagaaaatgttgAGTGCTAGCGATGCGGGGCGAATTGGGCGCTTGGTGCTTCCCAAAAAATGTGCAGAG GCCTACTTTCCACCAATTTCTCAGCCTGAAGGTTTACCTCTTAAAGTCCAGGATTCAAAAGGCAAGGAATGGATTTTTCAGTTTCGCTTCTGGCCGAATAATAATAGCAGAATGTATGTTTTGGAGGGGGTTACACCTTGCATACAGAACATGCAATTGCAAGCTGGTGACATAG TAACATTTAGCCGGTTAGAACCTGAAGGAAAATTGGTTATGGGATTCAGAAAGGCTTCAAGTGCTTCAGCATCTGATCAG GACAATGAAGCAAATAAGGCTGGTACTGGAATTCCTGCGAATGGACAT GCTGAACTGGCAGATCCTAGTTCATGGTCAAAGGTGGATAAGTCAGGATATATAGCAACAGAAGCACTCGGAGCCAAATCATCGATCtctagaaagaggaagaacaCCACATTGGGTTCAAAGAGTAAGCgcctaaaaattgaaaatgaggaTGTGATAGAGCTGAAGCTAACATGGGAAGAAGCTCAGGGACTTCTCCGTCCACCTCCTAACAATGTTCCCAGTGTTGTGGTGATTGAAGGGTATGAGTTTGAGGAATATGAG GACGCACCAATCCTTGGGAAGCCAACAATATTTGCAACTGATAATGTGGG TGAAAAGATCCAATGGGTTCAGTGTGAGGATTGTTCAAAGTGGCGCAAAGTGCCTGCCAATGCTCGTCTTCCATCCAAATGGACTTGTTCTGGTAACTTGTGGGATCCAGAAAG ATCTGTGTGTTCAGTAGCTCAAGAATTGAGAGAAGAGCAGCTTGAAGATCTGATAGCTCCAAATAATCCAG CTTCTTCGAAAAAACTGAAAGCCGCAAAGCAGGAACCTGATTGTGTTGAAGCTTTGGAGGGACTTGACACTCTTGCCAATCTAGCTATCTTGGGAGAGGGTGAGGGACTTACTGCATCATCCCAGGCCACTACTAAGCACCCCCGCCATAGACCTGGCTGTTCATGCATTGTGTGTATTCAGCCTCCAAGTGGGAAGGGTCCTAAACACAAGCAAACATGTACATGTAATGTCTGCTTAACGGTGAAGCGTCGTTTCCACACTCTAATGCTGCGACGTGAGAAGAAACAATCAGAGAAGGATGCAGAAACTTCACGGaagaagcagcagcagcagaagCTGCCAGTGCCTGAAAAATCAGCTGATGATGACCCTCTTTCATGTAGCAAGACAGGAAATAACAGTCCGAATGAGAAAAAGGTAGTTAGTGAGGGTTCTGATGATGATTCTAGCAGGATAAAATCCTCTACTTCCCCCTTTAAAGGCCAAATTGACCTTAATATTCAGCCAGAGCGGGAAGAGGAGCTATCACCTGGTTCAGATTCTGGCAGCATGATAAGGCTGCTCCAAGATGCCACTGAGAAGTACCTGAGACAGCAGAGACTGTCTAGCTCAGGTGTCAATACTAGTTCAGTTGATAATGAGGGGCTTCAAGGGGGAGTAACAGGTGAAAAAATCAGCAATGGTATCACCCTAGACGGCAGTCATCAAGATACTGATGAGGACCATCATGGTAGTTTATCTGTGAAAGCCTCTGCATCCATATCTGCCACTGGATAG